A segment of the Panthera uncia isolate 11264 chromosome F1, Puncia_PCG_1.0, whole genome shotgun sequence genome:
CCAAACAGTTTGTTATTCTCAGAACATGCCACGTTTTCTCTCGTCTCTCACCTTTGTGCCATTTCCTCATCAATCCCTCAACTCTTAGCCAAGCAAGTCCGGTTACTAACAAGGCTCAGCCATCACCTCCATAGAGACACCCTCACGGGTCACTCAACCTGGGTTAAGtacctctcctctctgcctctgtacACTACCCTACTTTCCGATTTATCGAAACTGTAAGCATTTGTTGACATAAATGTCtcttgcaggggtgcctggagggctcagtcggccgggcatctgacccttgatttcagctctggttatatctcacggttcgtgggttcgagccctgcattaggctctgcgctcaagcgcagagcctgctggggattctctctctctgctcctcccccgttcgtgcgcgctctctgtctctcaagataaacaaataaatatgctttataaGGAGTTAAAAAAGATacgaaaaaaattaaaatgtaatttaggaAGCAGTTACCTTCATACTCCTCTTCATTCTCGAGATAATCATCATCCAGCACATTCAGTAGCCTTAGCACTGGAGTTGGAAGCATCACCAGATCTTCAATATGAGGGGCTGTTGAGGTTCATACAACATGGTTAAGTGTAAACTCCcccaaatgaatggatgaacactAGGCAAAGGAGCCTGGGAACAGAATGTAAGTGAGTTCTGGTGTCTGACCGTCAAATGCCCAAGGAAGAAACGAAGACGCAGGCAGCTTACCGAAAGGAATGCTAAAGAAGGGGCTGCACAGAGCCATCTCAGCAGGGATTCTTCTGCCCGGGTCGTCGTGAAGCATGCTAAACACAGACAGGGATCTTTGTGACTATCGTCAAGTCTTATGAAAACGGAACCACTGAAGACAATTCAAATGTCTAATGTTCACCGCAACATTAGCTAAGTCAGCATGGCTTACTGGAGCATTCATCTACAAAATACACGAATGCTATTTGCAAGTAAATGGTTCAATAACTCATGATACATACCTAGGACACAATACCATATTtcgattttttattattttttgagagagagcgcacacccGCAAGTGAGGGAGAagtagagagggaaacagagaattccCCTAGCAGACTCTGCCCcttagcacagaccctgacacagggctcgaactcacgaaccgtgagatcatgacctgagccaaaatcaagaatcagacgcttaaccaactgagccacccagtcacccccagaTACAACTATTTTTCAAATGGGGGAAGAATGGGAAAAGCATAtgcaaaaataaccatttttagcAGTCTTCCTAGAGTATTATTATCCTGAGACTGTTTTAATATAAGgtggaataaaacaaatgagcaattataaaatattctaacgTTCCCCTTGTCCTTAAGAACCAGAATTCCTGACATAGAACGAGAAAGAGATGtgaaataaaagttacataaaaacTCTGTGGTCTTGAATTTGAATGGGGAATATTCATATGAACTCTGTCCACTTAAAAGGCCTAGAAACAATGACCATCCCAGTAGCAATGAGTATCCccacataatttcttttaatgtttatttacttattttgagagagagagagagagagagagagaacgaaccagcaggggaggggcagagagagagggggacagaagatccaaagccgGTTGTGCATCgtttctcggccttttggctaagaccAAGCGCAAagcgggctctacgctgacagcagagagccagatgcgggactcgaactcacgaactgcgagatcatgacctaagcagaagtcggacgcttaaccaactgaatctcccaggcacccctagcaatGAGTATTCCCAAAACTCAGattgtggttttaaaatactACTTCCTACTAAAAGAAATCAGGCTTCTCGGAGAAATGGCTGTTTCCAGGTCTGGGGCAGGAAATGTATAAGATGAATTGGGAACATCTTGTTACACCAGATAGCAAGGAAGCTATAAAAGATAATAAGGTCAGggacacctcagtggctcagttggttaagtttccaactttggcttaggtcatgatttcacagcttatgagttcgagccccacattgggctctgtgctgacagctcagagccttgagcctgcatcagattctgtctccgtctctctctgcccttcccctgctcatgcactctctctcaaatataaacatttctaaaaaattgaaaaaaaaaaaaagataataatgtcTGCAAAATCCAACTTACACATGCTGACATTCATCAAAGATGGGCAATTTTAGCTTCAATTAGGCTAAGAACTGCAATGGGTTGCAGTTACCAAATAATGATACTTTGAACTTTCAAAAGGGAATGATCCCCTTTGGAGGATGACAGAGAATCAACGCATTAGGAAAACCAGTGAATAGAGAATCAAGCGTTTACTTTGTCTTTGGTTAACCAAATGAAGCAGGAAGGACAGAATAAGAACATCAACATTCTACAAACCCTAAGAAAGTAATGGATCTGAACACTGAATGGTAATAGTTTCTAATAGCTACGTTATGCGCCTCCTTAATGAAAAAACACAATACTATCTGTAGTCTtgctcccccccacacaccaaaATCAACCCTCTAGATACAACTACCAATTTACAAGAAATAAACAGATATTCATTAAACTATACCAGGGTAACACTGTCAGCAAAATGCAGACTGTGGACAGCTATAGCAAGCCAACAACCCAATAAATAAGGGAACAACAAGTAAATAAGGAGAAAGTGGGGTAGGAAATGGAAAAGGACCTTTCagattaaaagaaacttaaaaaggattttttttagaaGAGCAGCACTAAACCATAGTGTTTAAAGATGCATACTATAATGAAAACAAGGACGTAATTGCCATAATAGTCAGGGTAGTGGCTGCTTTCAAGGAGGAAGAAGGGTTTAAGATTAgaatggggacagaggatttcTGGGGTAGCTAGcaaagttctatttcttgacctcaATGATAGATACAACAGTATTCCTAAGGATTCATTAAGTTACACATTTGTTTTCAATATCTGTGTTTTATCCTACAATAAAAAAGGTTCAAATAATTTGCATGCGTACATAGCAAAATATGTGGAAAAATACCGAAGAGAAATACACCAAGTGCTAACACTAGAAAGtaggtttataatttttattttgctgatcaCAATTCTCTGTAGCTTCCAAATTTAGTACTTGCTTGTACAATCAAGGGGAAAAACATCCCAAAGTCAATACCAGAACTGACATGATCTGATCTGACTTCCAAGTCACAATGTATTACACAGTCTCACAATGCCAccttttctatgaaaaatgcaaCTTGTAAATCTAATACCAATCAGATAGTAACAGCTATTTAAAACCAatttgtaaaacacacacacacacacacacacacacacacacacacacaagtgcaagTAAAATTGTAAGTCCTTATCTGGGTAAATTCTGTGGACTgtaatgttaatttcctggttttgacatTGCACTACAGTTACGTAAGATGTTACcactgggggaaactgggtgaagagCACACAGACCTCTTTGTAACATTTTTGCAACTTCCTttgaatctgtaattatttcaaaataagaagctgttaaaaaaaaaaaaaaaaacaccaaaaacccaaaacctacTTGGAAGGTGGTAGGGTTAATATTCCAAAGAAAGAATACTGACTTGATCAAAAGATCTACTCTTTTGCAACACAGTAATTATCTTGTTCACTTCTGGCCCATAATGAGAGAAACGTGAAAAACCAACTACCTGATAATACacgtcttattttaaaatatctaatgtTTTGGACCTACTCAGGAAACAAAACCATTATTTCTGTCCCCACAGTTTTCCACGGTAATTATTTAAAGTATAATGCATAGCTACcttattttaaacactttttggTTGTCCAAAAGCAAACTCAGTCTTTAGTTAATAAACACTCTCTTTAAAAACCTACTACtttcggggggcgcctgggtggctcagtcggttgagcgtccgacttcagctcaggtcatgatctcgcggtcggtgagttcgagccccgcgccaggctctgggctgatggttcagagcctggagcctgcttcagattctgtgtctccctctctctctctcaaaaataaatgaatatttctaaaaaataaaaaaaaaaaaccaggggtgcctgggtggctcagtcggttaagcggccgacttcagctcaggtcatgatctcgcggtccgtgagttcgagccccgcgtcgggctccgtgctgacagctcagagcctagagcctgtttcagattctgtgtctccctctctctctctgaccctcccccgttcatgctctgtctctctctgtctcaaaaataaataaacgttaaaaaaaattttttttttaaacctactttCAAAAAGACcctagaagaaacaaacaaaaaacaaacaaaaacctaatttCCATCAAGTATACAGGACTGCCAGAGCTACAAGAGGACCAACGTACGGCTGCCGAAAAGAGCCTCTACGCGATCACCAGAAATAATGTAAATCCTGTCagtaaaagcaaacaagcaaacaaacaaaaaaacccacattcaCATAGTACACGTACACATTTAAGAACTTTAAAGTACACATAACGTACCTTTTGATAAGGTCTCTTAGGTGATAGGCTGGAATTGCGGCATTCACCACGGCTTTACTGGCAAATATGTGATCGATAATAGCGGAACTGTTTgcctaaaaaaagagagagaagtcttCCTTTAGTTATTCCGCTCAGTCTGTATTTACGGAGTACCAGGCACACAGCACTGTACTATTTGGTAGGTAAAACGCAACAGAAAACACTTCTGAGAGCTTACCACCTGAATGTGCGTAACTCTGAGCTTCTAGAGGAggaactttcttttctctattctcAGCACTCAGCATAGTACCCGGCACTCTCTATGAATATTTACTAGATGAACAAACAGGAACAAATGCCAAAGCAACCACATAAGAACATAGTTAAATACAAAGTGACAATGAATGTGCGACAGTTGGGCTGGAGTGTCTTAGTGAGGAGTCTTTAACTGGTTTTCAGATACAAATAAACTATGAAAAGAAAGCAACGTAGTATTTAAAATCTGGATCTGCCATATTCATAGTTTAAATCCTGGGGAACGTTATGAGTTCTCAGAAGGTGGAAGGGTAGACACGAGGAAAAAGGCCTGATAACACCCTTATCGCTAAAATTTTCTGAATACTTACTACAGGCAACATGCTATGCTAAGAAGtggtatcatttattttttaacctcaaCACTTCTGTGagaaaaatactattattatcctcgaTTTACAGAAAGTACACGGTGGTTCAGTTACCCTAAATAACTTAGAAAGCAGCGGGGGCAAGATACGAAtagtctgacttcagagcccagACTCATACTCGTTTGGCAATTTTGCCTCCACAGAAGGTgattaaaatacagaatactgtttttatttaggaACGGTGAACACGGGATTTTATTAACGCACATCATGCCTCCAACTTGCATACAAAATGCCTGAATGGGACCTAGTTCTGATCAGCTCTGGACCAAGCAGATACAGCCTAGCGGTCTCAAAGACAGTCAAAACTAACACAAGGAATTGATCTGTATCTGGGATGGCACCGAACAAAGACTACTGAGCCTCTTGACTGTCTGAAAGTACCAATGTGCAACAATGACTCTGGTTTTGCTTGCATGGCAGCATTTTTTGCCAAAAGTAAGCATTAGGTACACCTGCAAGACCATGAAAGCATTCCTTCCAGGGATACTTCCAGAAATAGAAGACTAGGGGTTGAGAAGAAATAAACCCTATGTGGTACAAGAGCCATTCACCAACTATATATTACAAGGTACTCAAAAAACACTTGTTGCAGAATATCAGAACCAATGATTCCTAAACCTGGTATTATTTAGCAACCTCTAGCCTAAAGGGGAATGATACCCTCACAACACTGCAGCCCCACAGTACGTTTGAAAACACAGTGAAGTCCTAAGTTACGAACATACATAAAGTTCATTCTCATGTCAAGGATTTGGAATTTAGAACTCATGTTCCCACAACAACAATGCTCTAAGCAGCACTCACTTTACCGGCATAGTTCATATATGGAACATAAGTAAATCTAAAACACTGTGGAACTGAGCACGTTCAGAACACTAAACTCTGCCTAGGAAGAAGAGTATGGGGCCCAGGTCTGAACATCCAGGCGTACGATCTGCCCCGAGTGGCTATTTATATGTCTGTGCCTCCAGTCTGTCATTTGTAAAAGAATGACCAATATGCTCTCTGATGATCCACACAGAATTGCGAGGAAATTCAGCGAGGCTGTGCATTAAAATACTATGAGGCATTAACTATAAACCTTTACGTAAACATCATTTCACTTATAGCGTACTGCTGCATTAGTAATAGTTTAGGACGTGATATAACTAAATTACTAAACAAAAATCCCTTCTGCCTTTTTGGAAAAatgcatgtattcattttatCGAGCACGTTCCTGGTAGTCTAGGCACCGGGCCCCAGGCTAAGATCAGCAGGCGTGCAATCCTCACGAGCACATCTGTGTCTAGGAGAATAAACAGTAGCACTTAAGGTACCGAAAACGCAGGAAGAGGAGTACGTGAGAGATGAAGCAGAGAGAGGCCCTGGTGAGACTCATTCTAAACTGCGTGCCTTTCAGTTGGAATTCAGGATCCCAGACGAAAGCACTGGTGCAGTTTACCTTCCATTCCTGAGATCTGACTGTATGTTTCAGTTTCATTCCTGAGAACATTTCCAGTAAAATGATTCCTAGGCTCCAGAGATCCACGGCTGAGGTGCACTCCGTGTCACTCTGCAGGCCGGCCTGGGCCAAGCAATTCTGCAGCTCTGCTTCTGGAGCCCGGTACCCGTCTGTCTGAATATACTTCACATCCTGAAGAAGAAGAGTAAGTATCGTAAGTATCGCGACCAATAAAAGACTGCTCACTTTCCTGCCATCTCGACCACGTATTTACTTCTCTAAACGTGTAATAAACCGCTGCCAAACCGAATGCCAACAAATTTGTAGTCCTTGCCGACCCCAGTTATTTGGTTCATTAACCGAGCGGTTCTCACAAGCAAACTGCACGCTTTCCACACAGCTGCTCATTTCTTTAGATAATCTCTTGCCTGTCGGGCACTGCTGATAAATAAGGACACTCTGCAAAGAGCTGACAAACCGTGGAGAACGGAGGGTCTGCCAGAACTGTCACACGCGTTCTGCCATGAGCCCCGACACTGGGGACGCCGGTAACAGTAATGACCTGTCCATTACCCCACCTAACCCAAATACACGTCCTTTTTCTCACATGGTGGCAACGAAATTCTTTTTATTTGCGTGACCCCAAGCCGCTTcagtattttagaaatatctcTAAGAGTCAGGGCGcccggttggctcagttggttaagcttctgactcttggttttggctcaggtcacgatctcacggtggcgtggattcgagccccgtgtggggctctgcactgacggtgcagagcctgcttgcgattctctctctctccccccatctctctcaaaataaataaacttaaaaaaaatttaaaaaaaaagaaaaaagaaatactctaaGTGTCTACCAAAGCACTCCTATTATTAAAGTATTTCTTACCTGATTGCCTTCTTTGAAGCTAAGTCCAAAGTCAATGAGTTTAAAACATTCATTCTCTGCGCTCCACAATATGTTCCGTGGTTTGAGGTCTGCATGGACATAACCCTCATGGTGAAGAAAAGCAAGGGCCTCCAGAACATCCCTGGCACAATGCTGTATCATCCACATAGAACAACCCTGATGACTGGAATATAAAAGCAATTCCGAAACACTGACATCCAGGAGTTCAAGCAACAGACAGCGTGATGGCACATTCGGAGAGAAATGGATTGTAAAAACTCCATACAAagtcactaaaaaaaagaaacaaattataacGCTTTCAGAACAGGACTCAGAATAAGTCGCAACACAGATAACTGCAGAACAAATTTGGGATACCCTAGATAAGGAGAACTCTGATGAGCAATCGAGCTTCCactgtaatttctttttccccaa
Coding sequences within it:
- the UHMK1 gene encoding serine/threonine-protein kinase Kist isoform X1, with the translated sequence MAGSGCAWGAEPPRFLEAFGRLWQVQSRLGSGSSASVYRVRCCGTPGSPPGALKQFLPPGTTGAAASAAEYGFRKERAALEQLQGHRNIVTLYGVFTIHFSPNVPSRCLLLELLDVSVSELLLYSSHQGCSMWMIQHCARDVLEALAFLHHEGYVHADLKPRNILWSAENECFKLIDFGLSFKEGNQDVKYIQTDGYRAPEAELQNCLAQAGLQSDTECTSAVDLWSLGIILLEMFSGMKLKHTVRSQEWKANSSAIIDHIFASKAVVNAAIPAYHLRDLIKSMLHDDPGRRIPAEMALCSPFFSIPFAPHIEDLVMLPTPVLRLLNVLDDDYLENEEEYEDVVEDVKEECQKYGPVVSLLVPKENPGRGQVFVEYANAGDSKAAQKLLTGRMFDGKFVVATFYPLSAYKRGYLYQTLL
- the UHMK1 gene encoding serine/threonine-protein kinase Kist isoform X2; amino-acid sequence: MAGSGCAWGAEPPRFLEAFGRLWQVQSRLGSGSSASVYRVRCCGTPGSPPGALKQFLPPGTTGAAASAAEYGFRKERAALEQLQGHRNIVTLYGVFTIHFSPNVPSRCLLLELLDVSVSELLLYSSHQGCSMWMIQHCARDVLEALAFLHHEGYVHADLKPRNILWSAENECFKLIDFGLSFKEGNQDVKYIQTDGYRAPEAELQNCLAQAGLQSDTECTSAVDLWSLGIILLEMFSGMKLKHTVRSQEWKANSSAIIDHIFASKAVVNAAIPAYHLRDLIKSMLHDDPGRRIPAEMALCSPFFSIPFAPHIEDLVMLPTPVLRLLNVLDDDYLENEEEYEDVVEDVKEECQKYGPVVSLLVPKENPGRGQVMMKRCDRL
- the UHMK1 gene encoding serine/threonine-protein kinase Kist isoform X4 — its product is MLPVTLYGVFTIHFSPNVPSRCLLLELLDVSVSELLLYSSHQGCSMWMIQHCARDVLEALAFLHHEGYVHADLKPRNILWSAENECFKLIDFGLSFKEGNQDVKYIQTDGYRAPEAELQNCLAQAGLQSDTECTSAVDLWSLGIILLEMFSGMKLKHTVRSQEWKANSSAIIDHIFASKAVVNAAIPAYHLRDLIKSMLHDDPGRRIPAEMALCSPFFSIPFAPHIEDLVMLPTPVLRLLNVLDDDYLENEEEYEDVVEDVKEECQKYGPVVSLLVPKENPGRGQVFVEYANAGDSKAAQKLLTGRMFDGKFVVATFYPLSAYKRGYLYQTLL
- the UHMK1 gene encoding serine/threonine-protein kinase Kist isoform X3 encodes the protein MAGSGCAWGAEPPRFLEAFGRLWQVQSRLGSGSSASVYRVRCCGTPGSPPGALKQFLPPGTTGAAASAAEYGFRKERAALEQLQGHRNIVTLYGVFTIHFSPNVPSRCLLLELLDVSVSELLLYSSHQGCSMWMIQHCARDVLEALAFLHHEGYVHADLKPRNILWSAENECFKLIDFGLSFKEGNQDVKYIQTDGYRAPEAELQNCLAQAGLQSDTECTSAVDLWSLGIILLEMFSGMKLKHTVRSQEWKANSSAIIDHIFASKAVVNAAIPAYHLRDLIKSMLHDDPGRRIPAEMALCSPFFSIPFAPHIEDLVMLPTPVLRLLNVLDDDYLENEEEYEGLCGVCQCR